A region of uncultured Desulfobacter sp. DNA encodes the following proteins:
- a CDS encoding AAA family ATPase: MKILELRFKNLNSLYGEWIIDFTDPEYTSNGIFALTGPTGAGKSTILDAVCLALYGATPRLGKITKSGNEIMSRQTGECYAEVLFESQAGRFRCHWEQRRARKKAEGNLQDQEHQIADDVTGKLIETKKSLVGGIIEEKTGMDFDRFTRSILLAQGGFDTFLKADVEQKSKILEQITGTEIYSEISRRVHERQRDEREKLNLLNAETSGIVILEPEQEKEIQDDLGAKQKQETELAGKATETGKAITWLATIEELKKEILSLTDEAAKLKADTEAFKPERAKLEQATKAASLDGTYATLASLRKQQSDDQTALKTDEAAIPGLEAAAKTQAEVHKAAEKLTLKSKEDLKTAAPLIRKIRSLDQKIAEQTKSVSEGFDACAKEAEKIETDKQIRVKEQEKRTAAEKTLEAAELYLKENARDEWLISGLAGIEEQFGNLLTRQQEITQKETDLKKADTAVADAVKRLEKAARQCTLKKQELEIAGKHLQQGKDALIELLGGKLLREYRTEKETLLREMAFIRKIEELEDLRVKLQDGSPCPLCGSTEHPFAKGNVPVPDEIEQKIESLTKLIDTADEQEAAIKKLEQAETAARNNLNKSEKLETQAANDKTAAERTFVELKDVLTKLQAGFKQLKLAVAGKLQPLGITEVPESEVESLLTPLKSRLKAWQKQAKQKTGIEKQIAGIDSELKRLDAVIDTQAKALTEKQENLKRLKTELADGTEERTQLYGDKKPDEEENRLNKAITDAENTEKKARDLNTERQQKLTTAKTHVDTLKRRIEQRAPELKKAETDFSAALIPAGFADEKSFLQARLPHEKQKSLASRAKELDNAETELNAKQKDRETRLAAETAKKLTDKTLDELAPQFKAYEESLKTLRDAIAGLKHRLSENAAAKERIKQKQSAIDAQKKECARWEKLHGLIGSADGKKYRNFAQGLTFELMVSHANRQLEKMTDRYLLIRDEQQPLELNVVDNYQAGEIRSTKNLSGGESFIVSLTLALGLSKMASRKVRVDSLFLDEGFGTLDEEALETALETLSGLQQDAKLIGIISHVSALKERISTQINITPLSGGRSSMSGPGCTRVGI; this comes from the coding sequence ATGAAAATCCTTGAACTCAGATTTAAGAACCTCAACTCCCTCTATGGCGAATGGATTATAGATTTTACCGACCCCGAATATACATCCAACGGAATTTTTGCCCTGACCGGTCCAACCGGTGCGGGCAAGTCGACCATTCTTGATGCCGTCTGTCTGGCCCTGTATGGCGCCACACCCCGCCTTGGAAAAATTACCAAGAGCGGGAATGAGATTATGTCCCGCCAGACCGGTGAATGCTATGCCGAGGTACTGTTTGAATCCCAGGCCGGCCGGTTCCGCTGTCACTGGGAACAGCGCCGGGCACGGAAAAAGGCTGAAGGCAACCTGCAGGATCAGGAACACCAGATTGCGGACGATGTTACGGGCAAGCTCATCGAGACCAAGAAAAGCCTTGTGGGTGGGATCATTGAAGAAAAAACCGGGATGGACTTTGACCGTTTCACCCGCTCCATTCTGCTGGCACAAGGCGGATTTGATACCTTCCTGAAAGCTGACGTTGAGCAGAAGTCCAAGATACTCGAGCAGATCACCGGTACCGAAATCTATTCGGAAATTTCACGCCGGGTCCATGAGCGTCAACGTGACGAGCGGGAAAAGCTGAACCTCCTGAACGCAGAAACATCAGGCATCGTGATTCTGGAGCCGGAACAGGAAAAGGAAATTCAGGATGACCTTGGGGCCAAGCAGAAACAGGAGACTGAGCTTGCCGGAAAAGCGACCGAAACCGGCAAAGCCATCACATGGCTGGCCACCATTGAAGAGCTGAAAAAGGAGATCCTCAGCCTTACGGATGAAGCCGCCAAACTAAAGGCCGATACCGAAGCGTTCAAGCCGGAGCGGGCTAAACTTGAACAGGCGACCAAGGCCGCATCACTGGACGGAACCTACGCAACGCTTGCATCCCTGCGTAAACAGCAATCTGACGATCAGACCGCCCTGAAAACAGATGAAGCCGCAATTCCTGGGCTGGAAGCTGCAGCAAAAACACAAGCTGAAGTTCACAAAGCCGCTGAGAAGCTCACCCTCAAATCCAAAGAGGATCTCAAAACGGCTGCCCCGTTGATCCGAAAAATCAGGTCCCTTGATCAAAAGATTGCGGAGCAGACAAAGAGTGTATCAGAAGGTTTTGATGCCTGTGCCAAGGAAGCTGAAAAGATTGAGACAGACAAGCAGATCCGGGTCAAGGAGCAGGAAAAACGGACTGCCGCAGAGAAAACACTTGAAGCTGCAGAGCTGTACCTCAAAGAAAATGCCCGGGATGAATGGTTGATCAGTGGACTGGCCGGTATTGAAGAACAGTTCGGCAATCTGCTCACCAGACAACAGGAGATCACACAGAAAGAAACTGACCTGAAAAAAGCCGATACGGCCGTGGCAGATGCCGTAAAGAGACTGGAGAAAGCCGCCAGGCAGTGTACCCTGAAAAAACAGGAGTTGGAGATCGCAGGTAAACATCTGCAGCAAGGCAAGGATGCCCTGATCGAATTGCTGGGTGGCAAACTGCTCCGGGAATATCGCACCGAGAAGGAGACTCTCCTTCGTGAGATGGCGTTTATCAGGAAAATCGAGGAACTTGAAGATCTCCGGGTCAAACTTCAAGACGGCTCTCCGTGCCCTCTCTGCGGCTCAACCGAACATCCGTTTGCAAAGGGAAATGTTCCGGTTCCCGATGAAATCGAGCAAAAGATAGAATCGCTGACCAAGCTGATCGACACGGCAGACGAACAGGAAGCCGCCATCAAAAAACTGGAACAGGCAGAAACCGCTGCCCGTAACAATTTGAATAAGAGTGAGAAGCTGGAAACCCAAGCCGCCAATGACAAGACGGCCGCTGAAAGAACGTTCGTTGAATTGAAAGATGTCCTTACCAAGCTTCAGGCCGGCTTTAAGCAACTCAAACTGGCAGTGGCCGGGAAACTCCAGCCACTTGGTATTACTGAAGTACCGGAGTCGGAGGTCGAGTCTCTGCTCACCCCCCTCAAATCAAGACTGAAGGCATGGCAGAAACAGGCAAAACAAAAGACCGGCATCGAAAAACAGATTGCCGGCATCGACAGCGAGCTGAAGCGGCTTGATGCCGTGATTGATACGCAGGCCAAGGCGCTGACTGAAAAACAGGAAAACCTGAAACGGCTGAAAACAGAACTGGCCGACGGAACGGAAGAACGAACGCAATTGTATGGCGACAAAAAGCCTGATGAGGAAGAAAATCGTCTGAACAAAGCCATTACCGACGCTGAAAATACCGAGAAGAAAGCCAGAGACCTGAATACCGAGCGCCAGCAGAAGCTGACAACGGCGAAGACCCATGTTGACACCCTGAAGAGGCGCATTGAGCAGAGAGCACCTGAACTGAAAAAAGCGGAAACCGACTTTTCAGCAGCTCTGATTCCGGCAGGCTTTGCAGATGAGAAATCCTTCCTCCAAGCCAGACTGCCCCATGAAAAACAGAAATCCTTAGCCTCCCGGGCCAAGGAGCTGGATAATGCGGAAACAGAGCTCAACGCAAAACAGAAAGACCGGGAAACCCGTCTGGCCGCGGAGACAGCCAAAAAGCTCACTGACAAGACGCTTGATGAGCTTGCGCCGCAGTTCAAGGCGTATGAAGAATCCCTGAAAACACTCCGCGATGCCATTGCCGGCCTCAAACACCGCTTAAGTGAAAATGCAGCAGCCAAAGAGCGGATAAAGCAAAAGCAGTCCGCCATCGACGCCCAGAAGAAAGAGTGCGCACGCTGGGAGAAGCTGCATGGACTCATCGGCTCAGCCGACGGGAAAAAGTACCGGAACTTTGCCCAGGGGCTGACCTTCGAACTGATGGTATCCCATGCCAACCGGCAGCTGGAAAAAATGACCGATCGCTATCTGCTGATCCGTGATGAACAGCAGCCGCTGGAGCTGAACGTCGTCGACAACTATCAGGCCGGTGAAATCCGCTCGACCAAGAACTTGTCCGGCGGTGAAAGCTTTATTGTGAGCCTGACACTGGCGCTGGGGCTATCCAAAATGGCCAGCCGAAAAGTCCGGGTGGATTCCCTGTTTCTGGATGAAGGCTTCGGCACCTTGGATGAAGAGGCTCTGGAGACCGCACTGGAAACATTATCCGGACTTCAGCAGGACGCCAAGTTAATCGGTATCATCTCCCATGTATCTGCACTGAAAGAAAGAATCAGCACCCAGATAAACATCACACCTCTATCCGGCGGCCGCAGCTCAATGTCCGGCCCAGGCTGTACAAGGGTTGGAATATGA
- a CDS encoding GxxExxY protein has translation MLNNPQITQKDADGIRDKETYAIIGAAMTVHRELGCGFLEAVYQDALEKEFQYLSIPYAREVKLPVFYRSEQLNSYYQADFICFDSVIVELKALQRLSGIEEAQVINYLKASNLNRALLINFGSKSLQNKRLVFNLRESAQSAD, from the coding sequence ATGCTGAATAATCCGCAGATTACGCAGAAAGACGCAGATGGGATAAGGGATAAGGAAACTTACGCCATCATTGGCGCCGCCATGACCGTTCATCGTGAGCTGGGTTGTGGTTTTCTGGAAGCGGTTTATCAGGATGCTTTGGAAAAAGAATTTCAATATCTGAGTATTCCTTATGCAAGAGAGGTTAAGCTCCCTGTCTTCTATCGTAGCGAACAACTCAACAGTTATTACCAGGCTGATTTTATCTGTTTTGATTCGGTTATTGTTGAGCTTAAGGCATTACAGAGATTATCAGGAATTGAAGAAGCGCAGGTGATCAACTACCTAAAAGCCTCAAATCTGAACCGAGCCTTACTTATAAATTTTGGTTCTAAGAGTTTGCAAAATAAACGACTGGTTTTTAATCTGCGGGAATCCGCGCAATCTGCGGATTAA
- a CDS encoding exonuclease SbcCD subunit D C-terminal domain-containing protein: MKILHTSDWHLGRSLYGRKRYEEFSAFLDWLAQTIEDEKVDALLVAGDVFDTSTPSNRAQELYYRFLCRVAASCCRHVVVIAGNHDSPSFLNAPKELLRALNVYVVGSMTDVLEDEVIPILDFGLRNADCEGDAINLEKSAIICAIPYLRDKDVRTVEPGETIDDKNRKLVEGIKAHYAEVVKIAERRREEIIRQSAIKNPQSQIPIVAMGHLFTAGGKTVDGDGVRELYVGSLAHVGAEVFPSAIDYLALGHLHVPQAVGSAEHIRYCGSPIPMGYGEATQEKKVVLIEFNSTTPNIQELPVPCFQELVRIVGSLDDIHAKLEKLKKEESAAWLEIEYTGSDIIGNLRKMLDEAMADSAMEIRRIKNRRVMDRVISTVAEDETLDDLDAGDVFTRCLDAFGVPDESREELTVSYNEILKDLMEEDRHAE, translated from the coding sequence ATGAAAATCCTTCACACATCAGACTGGCATTTAGGCCGGTCCCTTTACGGCCGGAAACGTTATGAGGAGTTCTCTGCGTTTCTGGATTGGTTGGCTCAGACCATTGAAGATGAAAAGGTCGATGCGCTGCTGGTTGCCGGAGATGTGTTTGATACCAGTACGCCCAGCAACCGGGCGCAGGAGCTCTACTATCGCTTTCTCTGCCGGGTTGCGGCATCCTGCTGCCGTCATGTTGTGGTCATTGCCGGGAATCACGATTCGCCGTCATTTCTGAATGCACCAAAGGAACTGCTCCGAGCGCTGAATGTGTATGTGGTCGGCTCCATGACCGATGTATTGGAGGATGAGGTCATTCCGATTTTAGATTTTGGATTGCGGAATGCGGATTGTGAAGGCGATGCAATCAACCTTGAGAAATCTGCAATCATTTGTGCGATTCCGTACCTGAGAGATAAGGATGTGCGTACTGTTGAACCCGGTGAGACGATTGATGATAAGAATCGGAAACTGGTCGAAGGGATCAAGGCACACTATGCCGAAGTGGTTAAAATCGCCGAGCGCAGACGCGAGGAAATAATTCGGCAATCCGCAATCAAAAATCCGCAATCCCAGATTCCCATCGTTGCCATGGGGCACCTGTTCACGGCAGGTGGTAAGACCGTTGACGGTGATGGTGTCCGAGAGCTGTATGTGGGGTCGCTGGCCCATGTCGGTGCGGAAGTTTTCCCCTCGGCAATCGATTACCTCGCCCTCGGGCATCTGCATGTTCCCCAGGCGGTCGGCAGCGCGGAGCACATCCGCTACTGTGGTTCGCCCATCCCGATGGGCTACGGCGAAGCGACCCAGGAAAAAAAGGTCGTGCTCATAGAGTTCAACAGTACCACGCCAAATATCCAGGAACTTCCTGTGCCGTGTTTTCAGGAGCTGGTCCGCATTGTCGGATCGCTGGATGATATCCATGCCAAGCTGGAGAAGCTCAAAAAGGAAGAAAGCGCTGCATGGCTTGAGATTGAATACACCGGCAGCGACATCATCGGCAACCTGCGCAAGATGCTCGACGAGGCAATGGCCGACTCTGCCATGGAAATCCGGCGGATCAAAAACCGTCGCGTCATGGACCGGGTGATCAGTACGGTTGCAGAAGATGAAACCCTCGATGATCTGGATGCCGGGGATGTTTTCACCCGCTGCCTGGATGCCTTTGGGGTGCCGGATGAAAGCCGGGAAGAACTGACGGTCTCCTACAACGAAATACTCAAGGATTTGATGGAGGAGGATCGTCATGCTGAATAA
- a CDS encoding PDDEXK nuclease domain-containing protein — MGKKPRMDTNQHELGGTTEYTENTEVGFGGLVGDIREIISQARSLTRRSVNSLQVISNYLIGKRLVDSEPKGKERAEYGKETLKQLSAELTQEFGKGYSATNLEYMRKFYRTYNPCIKMIPQTSPEISKGQKPQTVSEELIVARIGQTLSAQLPLSWSHYLFLMGISNAGERRFYEIESANEGWSLRELKRQFNSSLYERLALSKDKEGVKKLSEQGQLVEKHADVIKDPLVLEFLGFEEHHRYSETELETAIIDKLEHFLLELGKGFLFEARQKRFTFDEEHFFVDLVFYNRLLRCYVIIDLKIGELKHQDLGQMQMYVNYFDRYVKLDDEQPTIGIVLCKKKKDSLVEITLPEGANIHATKYQTYLPDKETFKKQLEEAQAEWEATHEDFSAVKSKGGTTNEHE; from the coding sequence ATGGGAAAGAAACCACGAATGGACACGAATCAACACGAATTAGGTGGAACCACAGAATACACTGAAAACACGGAAGTGGGTTTTGGTGGATTGGTCGGTGATATTCGAGAGATTATCTCGCAGGCTCGATCGCTTACACGGAGAAGCGTGAACTCCTTGCAGGTCATTTCCAATTATTTGATCGGGAAAAGGCTTGTTGATAGTGAGCCGAAGGGAAAAGAGCGTGCCGAATATGGAAAGGAGACACTAAAACAGTTGTCTGCTGAGCTTACCCAGGAATTCGGCAAGGGCTATTCTGCAACAAATCTTGAATATATGCGCAAGTTCTATCGAACATATAATCCGTGCATTAAAATGATTCCTCAGACATCGCCTGAGATATCCAAGGGACAAAAACCTCAGACAGTGTCTGAGGAATTGATCGTCGCACGAATTGGTCAAACACTGTCTGCCCAATTGCCGTTAAGCTGGTCGCACTATCTTTTTTTGATGGGTATCTCAAATGCAGGTGAACGCCGTTTCTATGAGATCGAATCTGCCAATGAGGGCTGGTCACTACGTGAACTTAAACGGCAGTTCAACTCCAGTCTGTATGAACGGCTTGCTTTGAGTAAAGATAAAGAAGGCGTAAAAAAGCTATCAGAACAAGGGCAACTTGTCGAAAAGCATGCTGATGTAATCAAAGATCCACTTGTGTTGGAATTTCTCGGTTTTGAAGAACATCACCGATATTCCGAAACCGAGCTGGAGACCGCCATTATCGATAAGCTGGAACACTTTTTACTTGAACTGGGAAAAGGCTTTCTGTTTGAGGCTCGTCAAAAGCGCTTCACTTTTGATGAAGAACATTTCTTTGTCGATTTGGTGTTCTACAACCGATTACTTCGTTGCTATGTCATCATCGACCTGAAAATTGGCGAGCTAAAACATCAGGATCTCGGACAGATGCAGATGTATGTAAATTACTTTGACCGCTATGTAAAACTCGATGATGAGCAGCCCACCATTGGGATTGTGCTCTGCAAAAAGAAGAAAGACTCATTGGTAGAAATAACCCTTCCCGAAGGTGCCAATATTCATGCAACCAAATATCAAACTTATCTTCCCGATAAAGAGACTTTCAAAAAACAACTCGAAGAGGCTCAAGCAGAGTGGGAAGCAACTCACGAGGATTTCTCGGCAGTTAAAAGCAAAGGAGGAACCACGAATGAACACGAATAA
- a CDS encoding site-specific DNA-methyltransferase, translating into MEKMDIVAENVGKLKELFPEAFTEGKVDFDALKEVLGTFVDDRDERYSFTWNGKSKARMIAQTPSTGKDFVYKDNFKDNIKNYKEITGQVDGEGRNLSNNPETSGRYHTDWLNMMYPRLKLARNLLKDDGVIFISIDDNEVSNLRKMCDEVFGEQNLVANVIWEKKFSPQNDAKWLSDNHDHIVIYSRTKEIWRPCKLPRTDEVNSRFSNPDNDPRGPWASSDMTVKTYNANCDYPVVTPSGKTVNPTQGRCWAISKDKFDELVADNQVWFGKDGNNVPRFKSFLSNMDGLVPLTIWKYSEVGHNQEGRQEVKALFYDRGYFDGPKPVRLLSKIIHIANTTEDDIILDFFCGSATTAQAVMESNKENSKNQKFIMVQLPETCDKGTEAFKSGYKTIAEISKERIRRASAKIKEENPEYDGDLGFKVFKLDSTNIKPWEVDFDMTERTLEDFISNIKTDRREEDVLYEVLLKYGLDLTLPITEHTIAGQKVFDIGMGALIICLSDAISLEVVQGIAKLKDELNPEIMRVVFKDSGLKDDVVKTNAVQILKQAGIVDVRSL; encoded by the coding sequence ATGGAAAAAATGGACATCGTAGCCGAAAACGTGGGCAAGCTGAAGGAGCTGTTCCCGGAAGCCTTCACCGAAGGCAAGGTGGACTTCGACGCCCTGAAGGAAGTGCTCGGCACATTTGTGGACGACCGCGATGAACGCTACAGTTTTACATGGAACGGTAAAAGCAAAGCCCGGATGATCGCCCAGACACCAAGCACCGGCAAGGATTTTGTGTATAAAGACAACTTCAAGGACAACATCAAAAACTACAAGGAAATCACCGGTCAGGTGGATGGCGAAGGTCGCAACCTCTCAAACAATCCGGAAACCAGTGGGCGCTATCATACCGACTGGTTGAATATGATGTATCCGCGTTTGAAGCTTGCTCGAAATTTGTTGAAGGATGATGGGGTTATTTTTATCAGTATTGATGATAATGAAGTTTCCAATCTCCGCAAAATGTGTGACGAGGTATTTGGCGAACAAAATCTTGTTGCAAATGTGATTTGGGAAAAGAAATTTTCACCCCAAAATGATGCAAAATGGCTCAGCGATAATCACGACCATATAGTTATTTATTCCAGAACAAAAGAGATATGGCGGCCTTGCAAACTTCCAAGAACAGATGAAGTCAATTCAAGATTCTCAAACCCAGACAATGATCCGCGTGGCCCTTGGGCATCTTCTGATATGACAGTAAAGACATATAATGCGAATTGCGATTATCCAGTAGTAACACCAAGCGGAAAGACCGTTAATCCAACCCAAGGACGGTGCTGGGCCATATCTAAAGACAAGTTTGATGAACTTGTTGCAGACAATCAAGTTTGGTTTGGCAAAGACGGAAATAATGTGCCTCGTTTTAAATCGTTTTTGTCAAACATGGACGGGTTGGTTCCATTAACAATTTGGAAATATTCAGAAGTTGGCCACAACCAAGAAGGCCGGCAAGAAGTAAAGGCATTATTTTATGATCGTGGGTATTTTGATGGTCCCAAGCCTGTGCGCCTTCTTTCAAAAATTATTCACATCGCTAATACAACAGAAGATGATATTATTTTGGACTTTTTTTGTGGCTCTGCAACCACCGCTCAAGCCGTGATGGAATCCAATAAGGAAAATTCCAAGAATCAAAAATTCATCATGGTGCAACTTCCAGAAACCTGTGATAAAGGCACGGAAGCCTTCAAATCCGGCTACAAAACTATTGCCGAGATCAGCAAAGAACGCATCCGCCGTGCATCCGCTAAGATCAAAGAAGAAAACCCTGAATACGACGGTGACCTTGGCTTCAAAGTATTTAAGCTCGACTCCACCAATATCAAACCATGGGAAGTCGACTTTGATATGACGGAGCGCACCCTCGAAGACTTTATTTCCAACATCAAAACCGACCGCCGTGAGGAAGATGTTCTTTACGAGGTCCTGCTCAAGTATGGCCTCGACCTGACTCTGCCGATCACCGAACATACCATCGCCGGTCAAAAGGTATTCGATATCGGTATGGGGGCACTGATCATCTGCCTGTCGGATGCCATCTCCCTTGAGGTGGTCCAAGGCATTGCCAAGCTGAAGGATGAGCTCAACCCGGAAATCATGCGCGTGGTATTCAAGGACTCCGGGTTAAAAGATGACGTGGTTAAAACCAATGCGGTTCAGATTCTCAAACAGGCCGGCATTGTCGATGTAAGGAGCCTGTGA
- a CDS encoding GxxExxY protein has product MVTGHGLLEKPYENALVVEFQQQGIPYVQQPQFPVIYKSVNVGEYIPDLIVFDKIIVDTKVIEKIGNNEKAQIINYLKITGRRVGLLLNFKHAKLEWERIML; this is encoded by the coding sequence TTGGTCACCGGTCATGGGCTCCTGGAAAAACCGTATGAAAATGCACTGGTCGTCGAATTCCAACAACAAGGGATTCCCTATGTCCAACAGCCTCAATTTCCAGTGATCTACAAATCGGTCAATGTGGGTGAATACATTCCCGATTTAATTGTGTTCGATAAGATCATCGTGGACACCAAGGTCATCGAGAAGATCGGAAACAACGAAAAAGCCCAGATAATAAACTATTTAAAAATTACAGGTCGTCGAGTGGGCCTGCTACTAAACTTTAAACATGCCAAATTAGAATGGGAGAGAATCATGCTATGA
- a CDS encoding helix-turn-helix domain-containing protein produces the protein MEDRWLSVEEIAQYLGVSKDTVYTWINKKKMPAHKIGRLWKFKKDEVDIWVRDGKARDSKDGEDQ, from the coding sequence ATGGAAGATCGTTGGTTGTCAGTCGAGGAGATTGCTCAATATCTGGGTGTCAGCAAAGATACGGTTTATACGTGGATAAACAAAAAGAAAATGCCTGCCCACAAAATCGGCCGTCTTTGGAAATTTAAGAAAGATGAAGTCGATATTTGGGTCCGGGACGGGAAAGCACGTGATTCTAAAGATGGTGAAGATCAGTGA
- a CDS encoding alpha/beta hydrolase, with protein sequence MMTRINFNGKNRYKVKTVEVTYRKDSNSVCFGRIYLPDKEGGPFPALIDVHGGAWSKSGYTDNEKIDRFLAEKGIAVFAIEFRKAPDYTYPAQVMDLNLATRWLKFHARDYDILPDCIGGLGTSKISYLKKTELQLSLRIWILPRRSWIWSQSTF encoded by the coding sequence ATGATGACTCGAATAAACTTTAATGGAAAGAATCGTTATAAAGTAAAAACGGTTGAGGTGACATACCGGAAGGATTCAAACAGCGTATGCTTCGGCCGAATATATCTGCCTGACAAAGAAGGCGGCCCCTTTCCAGCCCTGATAGATGTCCACGGCGGAGCCTGGAGCAAGAGCGGATATACGGACAACGAAAAGATCGATCGGTTTTTGGCAGAAAAGGGAATAGCTGTATTTGCCATTGAATTCCGGAAAGCACCGGATTATACCTACCCGGCCCAGGTTATGGACCTAAATCTTGCCACCCGATGGCTTAAGTTCCATGCACGGGATTATGATATCCTGCCCGATTGTATAGGCGGCCTGGGGACCTCAAAAATCAGTTATCTTAAAAAAACAGAATTACAATTAAGCCTAAGAATATGGATACTTCCTCGAAGATCTTGGATATGGAGTCAATCTACCTTTTAA
- a CDS encoding AEC family transporter produces MLRKISQCPSNTPEALNGFIIYISLPSLALYHIHTLAITRELIYTGLMAWILFGLGAVFFYFTGKKLKFSRSTIGALVLVGGLGNTSFVGLPMIQAYYGSEWLGVGVVADLAGSFFVLSTLGIFAASLSSSGAVDSRNIFKKILTFPPFLALVAALLLKQVHFPEWFNFTLVQLGGTLTPLALVSVGFQLQLGLLKGEAAPLALGLFYKLIMGPAIVSLIYVGILKSSGTVIQVTIFEAAMAPMISAGIVASNYKLNPPLISLMLGIGIPLSFLTLPVWYWLLKGI; encoded by the coding sequence ATGCTTCGCAAAATTTCTCAATGCCCGTCGAATACACCAGAGGCCCTTAACGGGTTTATTATTTATATTTCTTTACCATCTCTTGCATTATATCACATTCATACCTTGGCCATAACTCGTGAATTGATTTACACAGGGCTTATGGCCTGGATATTGTTTGGTTTGGGTGCGGTTTTTTTCTATTTTACAGGTAAAAAATTGAAATTCTCCCGGTCCACCATTGGTGCCCTTGTCCTGGTCGGGGGGCTTGGGAACACTTCTTTTGTGGGCCTTCCGATGATCCAGGCATACTATGGCAGCGAATGGCTGGGGGTGGGTGTTGTGGCAGACTTGGCAGGTTCTTTTTTTGTGTTGTCTACCTTGGGTATTTTTGCAGCGAGCCTGAGTTCTTCCGGTGCTGTGGACAGTCGTAACATCTTTAAAAAAATACTGACTTTCCCACCATTCCTGGCCTTGGTTGCGGCATTGCTCCTAAAACAGGTTCACTTTCCTGAGTGGTTTAATTTCACTCTGGTTCAGTTAGGTGGAACCCTCACACCACTGGCCCTGGTTTCCGTCGGGTTTCAATTACAGCTGGGCCTATTGAAAGGAGAGGCCGCTCCCCTGGCTCTTGGGCTCTTCTATAAGTTGATTATGGGTCCAGCCATAGTGTCATTGATCTATGTGGGGATTTTAAAAAGTAGCGGTACGGTTATACAGGTAACCATTTTTGAAGCTGCTATGGCGCCCATGATTTCAGCCGGAATCGTGGCTTCTAATTACAAATTGAATCCTCCTTTGATTAGCCTGATGCTTGGAATCGGGATTCCTCTTTCTTTTTTGACGCTACCTGTTTGGTATTGGCTGTTGAAAGGAATTTAG
- a CDS encoding VOC family protein produces MKISRITILTLGVADLGNATEFYKAVLGTPPNISDGITFIELPGTWLALYPFEKLAEDISPDVPITRSGFNGLTIAHNARSKNEVVEILKRAELVGGRIIKEAQDTFWGGFSGYFSDLDGYYWEVAWGPMFEFAENGEMKFKGGV; encoded by the coding sequence ATGAAAATTTCAAGAATCACAATTTTGACGCTTGGTGTAGCCGATTTAGGTAACGCTACAGAATTTTATAAAGCCGTACTTGGTACACCTCCAAATATATCGGATGGTATTACTTTTATTGAACTGCCTGGAACTTGGCTTGCTCTCTATCCTTTTGAGAAACTCGCAGAAGACATTTCTCCCGATGTTCCTATAACACGCAGCGGGTTTAATGGACTTACAATTGCTCACAATGCTCGCAGCAAAAACGAAGTTGTTGAGATCTTAAAACGTGCGGAACTGGTGGGCGGTAGGATTATAAAAGAAGCGCAAGATACTTTCTGGGGAGGCTTTAGTGGATATTTCTCTGACCTTGATGGTTATTATTGGGAGGTGGCTTGGGGGCCAATGTTTGAGTTTGCTGAGAATGGTGAAATGAAATTCAAAGGAGGCGTATAA
- a CDS encoding VOC family protein has translation MKITNIDHLVLTVRDIDRTVQFYESVLCMTKETFGEGRVALKFGDQKINLHKHGFEFEPKANSPLPGSEDLCFITTTDLAEAMEHVRSKGIEIIDGPVERTGANGPILSFYFRDPDQNLIEVANSKISQSG, from the coding sequence ATGAAAATTACAAATATTGACCACTTAGTATTGACGGTAAGAGACATTGACCGAACAGTGCAATTTTATGAATCAGTTTTATGTATGACAAAAGAAACCTTTGGAGAAGGACGGGTTGCTTTAAAATTCGGCGATCAGAAAATTAATCTTCATAAACATGGTTTTGAGTTTGAGCCGAAAGCCAACAGCCCGTTGCCCGGTTCTGAGGATTTGTGTTTTATCACGACAACAGACCTTGCAGAAGCAATGGAGCATGTACGCAGTAAAGGCATAGAAATAATTGATGGGCCAGTTGAAAGGACAGGTGCAAATGGTCCTATTCTTTCATTTTATTTCCGTGATCCTGATCAGAATTTAATTGAAGTTGCCAACAGTAAAATTTCACAATCGGGATAG